In a genomic window of Agarivorans albus:
- a CDS encoding sugar transferase produces MNALIYVTLIAMFLVVYHHALYPLLLKLLSKDKTQNSEDDIQSVARKYHQREQDQQLPSIELLIPAYNEQDYIAAKLINLATLDYPEDRLSIKVICDGCSDDTASVARACLEDLAFCSFSIEICEQLQNQGKVAVLNQHISQSKADIVALSDVSALISVDAMLIAAQHFGQPQVGVVCGYYHLLSPGSVGEQAYWNYQREVKRCEANMGAPLGAHGAFYLIKKSLFRVMPDDTINDDFVIPMDIVAQGYRAVYEPNIRALELEHAADSQDRSRRKRIGAGNLQQLIRLRHMLLPRFKGVAFTFFSGKALRVTIPVFMLTSFFGAMVLAAQSAVFAVLFALQVVAYSLAMLPRFMPNAKLPNAIGSLNYLVEGHFSSMMGCVDYLLKKLQRRYLSGFVSPLVAVGKRLFDVLGATILLLVFSPLFPLVALAIKLDSKGPVFYQQTRVGLMSDNVVQLFDIFKFRSMRADAESGIGAVWAAKQDKRITRVGRFLRKTRIDELPQLINVLKGEMSLVGPRPERPVFYQTLENSIPFYSERTVGVKPGITGLAQVNLAYDCSIEDVKQKLAYDHCYALSLSQCSSWLYQDISVLLKTVWVVLAGKGQ; encoded by the coding sequence ATGAACGCATTAATTTATGTAACCTTAATCGCAATGTTCTTGGTGGTTTATCATCACGCTTTATATCCTTTGTTGTTAAAGCTTTTGAGCAAAGACAAAACGCAAAATTCCGAGGATGATATTCAAAGCGTTGCGCGCAAATATCACCAACGCGAGCAAGATCAGCAATTGCCCAGCATCGAGTTACTTATTCCTGCTTATAACGAGCAAGATTACATTGCGGCAAAGCTGATTAACCTCGCTACCTTAGATTACCCCGAAGATCGCTTAAGCATAAAAGTGATATGCGATGGCTGCAGTGACGATACCGCCAGCGTTGCAAGAGCGTGTTTAGAAGACTTAGCGTTTTGCAGCTTTTCCATAGAGATATGTGAACAGCTGCAAAACCAAGGCAAAGTGGCTGTGCTTAACCAGCACATTTCGCAAAGCAAAGCCGACATTGTGGCATTGTCTGACGTATCAGCGCTTATTTCGGTAGACGCAATGTTAATTGCAGCGCAGCATTTTGGCCAACCACAAGTTGGCGTAGTGTGTGGTTACTATCACCTGCTAAGCCCTGGTTCGGTAGGTGAGCAGGCTTACTGGAATTACCAACGCGAAGTAAAACGTTGTGAGGCAAACATGGGCGCACCTTTGGGCGCTCATGGCGCATTTTATTTGATTAAAAAGTCTCTATTTAGAGTAATGCCAGACGACACCATTAACGATGACTTTGTTATTCCCATGGACATAGTCGCCCAAGGCTACAGGGCTGTTTACGAACCAAACATTCGCGCTTTAGAGCTCGAACACGCCGCCGACAGCCAAGACCGCAGCCGCAGAAAGCGCATTGGAGCGGGTAACTTACAGCAACTCATTCGTCTTCGACATATGTTGCTACCGCGTTTTAAAGGTGTGGCCTTTACCTTCTTCTCTGGCAAAGCCTTACGAGTAACCATCCCTGTATTTATGCTCACCAGCTTTTTTGGGGCCATGGTGTTAGCTGCGCAATCTGCAGTATTTGCAGTGTTATTTGCTTTGCAGGTTGTGGCATACAGCTTAGCGATGTTGCCGCGCTTTATGCCTAATGCAAAACTACCAAACGCAATAGGCAGCCTAAATTATTTAGTAGAAGGGCACTTCTCTAGCATGATGGGCTGTGTAGATTACCTTCTTAAAAAGCTACAGCGTCGCTACTTAAGTGGCTTTGTAAGCCCCTTAGTTGCAGTGGGTAAAAGACTATTTGATGTGCTGGGGGCAACGATATTGCTGTTGGTATTTAGTCCCTTATTTCCTTTGGTGGCATTAGCCATAAAGCTGGATAGTAAAGGGCCGGTTTTCTATCAGCAAACTCGAGTAGGCTTAATGTCTGACAATGTAGTGCAGCTGTTCGACATTTTTAAGTTTAGAAGTATGCGGGCCGATGCCGAATCTGGCATTGGTGCTGTTTGGGCGGCAAAGCAAGACAAACGCATTACTCGAGTGGGGCGGTTTTTACGTAAAACCCGAATTGATGAATTACCACAACTCATCAATGTACTTAAAGGCGAAATGTCTTTGGTTGGGCCACGACCAGAGCGCCCAGTTTTCTATCAAACGCTAGAAAACTCCATCCCTTTTTATAGTGAACGCACAGTGGGTGTAAAACCCGGCATTACCGGTTTAGCGCAGGTAAACTTAGCCTACGATTGCTCAATCGAAGACGTTAAACAAAAACTCGCTTACGACCACTGTTACGCATTAAGCCTTAGCCAATGCAGCTCTTGGCTCTATCAAGACATAAGCGTACTGCTTAAAACGGTGTGGGTAGTACTAGCGGGAAAAGGGCAATAA
- a CDS encoding patatin-like phospholipase family protein, translating into MTMRILSIDGGGIRGILPGQILVSLEEKLKIKSGDPTVRIGDYFDLVAGTSTGAILSAAYVCPSDDGSQRPKFSAQEAVNFYLEDGDEIFDVGFWRSIGTVGGVRDEKYSADELERVLKSAFGDIKLSELLKPTCLVSYDVKRRIPIIFKQHTAIDKKRDFKVRDLLRGSTAAPTYFEAARIYSLPPLKQKYVLIDGGMVANDPTLSAYSEAIKFEDVSGIKDMIIVSIGTGKQLKGYTYSEIKDWGPLGWAKPSIDIALEGGPQMTEYYLNQIASTVDNSKYYRIQPNLYDADSALDNATPENLENLRDAGIRNAEAYDEKLEEIAEMLINREKS; encoded by the coding sequence ATGACAATGAGAATACTATCTATTGATGGAGGTGGCATAAGAGGGATATTGCCCGGCCAGATATTAGTGTCGCTTGAAGAAAAGCTAAAAATTAAATCCGGAGACCCTACCGTAAGAATAGGTGATTATTTCGATTTGGTTGCAGGTACAAGCACTGGTGCGATTCTAAGTGCTGCATATGTATGCCCTAGTGATGATGGTAGCCAAAGACCAAAGTTTTCTGCTCAGGAAGCTGTCAATTTCTATCTCGAAGATGGTGACGAGATTTTTGATGTCGGTTTCTGGCGGTCCATCGGAACAGTAGGTGGAGTTCGTGACGAAAAGTATTCAGCCGATGAGCTTGAGAGAGTACTGAAATCGGCCTTTGGAGATATAAAGCTCAGTGAGTTATTAAAACCAACTTGCCTCGTTTCATATGATGTGAAACGACGTATTCCCATCATTTTCAAACAGCATACCGCAATAGATAAAAAAAGAGACTTCAAGGTGAGAGATCTTTTGCGTGGCAGTACAGCTGCACCAACGTATTTTGAGGCTGCTCGTATTTACTCGTTACCCCCACTTAAACAAAAATATGTACTGATTGACGGGGGCATGGTTGCTAACGACCCAACTTTATCTGCTTATTCAGAGGCAATTAAATTTGAAGATGTTAGTGGTATTAAAGATATGATAATTGTCTCTATTGGTACAGGAAAGCAGTTAAAAGGCTATACCTACTCGGAAATTAAGGATTGGGGGCCTCTTGGTTGGGCAAAACCATCCATTGATATTGCCCTTGAAGGAGGGCCGCAGATGACAGAGTATTATTTGAATCAGATTGCTTCAACTGTTGATAACTCAAAATACTATAGGATTCAGCCAAACTTGTATGATGCCGATTCAGCATTGGATAATGCAACACCAGAGAACTTGGAAAATTTACGGGATGCAGGAATAAGAAATGCGGAAGCTTATGATGAGAAATTGGAAGAAATCGCAGAAATGCTAATAAATAGGGAAAAAAGTTAA